The stretch of DNA GGCCGCGTCGCGGGCGGTGTAGATGGTGCCCGAGAGCTTAACCACGTCACCGGCCTTGAGCTTGAGCAGGTCTTCGTCGCGCAGGGGGGTGTTCAGGTTGTAAGTAGCCATTACAGAACAACCTCCTTGATGCGGGAAGAATGGCACTGCACGTTCACGGCCAGCGGCAGGCTGGCAATGTGGCAGGGGCGCATCTCGATCTTCACGTCCAGGCTGGTGGTCTTGCCGCCGAGGCCCATGGGGCCGATGCCCAGTTCGTTGATGGCATCGAGCAGTTCCTGCTCCATGGCGGCGATTTCCGGATCGGGATTGCGCACGCCCACGGGGCGGAACAGTGCCTTTTTGGCCAGTGCGGGGGCAAGGTCGAAGGTGCCGCCAATGCCCACACCCACGATGGTGGGCGGGCAGGGGTTGGGACCGGCTTCAGCCATGCGGCGCACCACGAATTCCTTGATGCCGGCCCACCCCTGTGCAGGAGTGAGCATGGTGCAGCGGGACATGTTTTCAGAACCGCCGCCCTTGGCCATGTGCTTTATCTTCAGCTTGTCGCCGGGCACGATATCCACGTGCACCACGGCGGGGCTGTTATCGCCGGTGTTCTTGCGGGTCAGGGGATGGCAGAGCGACTTGCGCAGCAGGCCCTTCTGATACCCTTCCACCATGGCACCGTTGATGATCTCCACTATGTTGCCCTCCACGTGCACCTCGTCGCCGAGCTCCACGAAGAACACGCCCACGCCGGTATCCTGACAGAGCGGCAGCCCCGTCTTGGCGGCAAGGTCCGCGTTTTCGAGCAGCTGGCCCAGAATCTCGCGTGCGGATTCGGATGTCTCCGCGTCCAGCGAGGTCTTCAGAGCCGTGTGCACATCTTCAGGCAGGTAGCGCGCGGCGGACATGACGATGCCGACCACGGCTTCGTGTATGTCCTGCGCCTTAATGCTTTTCATGACAGCAACCCTTGTGCTTCAGTTTGTCCAGAATACCCTTGGGCAGAATGCCCTTTACGGAATTGAGGGCGAGCATGCGGCGCATGATGCCCAGCTGGTCCTGCAGCGGAATCTTCTTGGGGCATACGTCTTCGCAACCCAGAAGGCCCATGCAGCCGAACACGCCCTGATCGTTGCCGATGACGTCGTAGTAGTCGTCTTCGGAGCGTTCGTCGCGGGGGTCAATGTAGAAACGGGCCACGCGGTTGATGGTGGCTGCGCCGAGGAAGTCTTCACGCATACGGGCGGTGCCGCATGCTGCGATACAGCAGCCGCATTCCACGCAGCGGTCAAGTTCGAATATCTGTTCGGCAAGGGCGTTTTCCATGCGGGCTTCTTCGGCCTTGGAGTCGAAGGCGGTGTCGTCGGAATGCACCCATGCTTCGATCTTTTTGCCCACTTCACGGAACCAGGTGCCCGTGTCTACGGAGAGGTCGCCGATGAGCTTGAACACCGGCAGGGGGTGCAGCACGATGTGTTCGGGCAGGTCGCGGGTCTGGGTGTGGCATGCAAGGCCGGGGCGGCCGTTGATGACCATGCCGCAGGAACCGCAGATGCCTGCGCGGCAGCAGAAGTCGAACTGCAGGCTGGGGTCCTGTTCCTCGCGGATGATGTTCAGGGCGATGAACAGCGTCATGGAGTCGTATTCGTTCACGTAGAACGACTGCATGTGAGGCACGGAATCAGGGTCCAGCGGATTGTAGCGGAATACTTCGATATGGAGTCTGCGAGACATGTTGACCTCCCCTTACTTCTTCTTCTCGGATTTGGCGGGCTTGGCCGCAGGAGCCTCAGTGGGCGCATTCTTGCCGGGCACCACGAACTTTTCCGCAGGCAGATCGGCAGTGATGATCTTGCCGCCGCCATAGCCGCGGTCGCCGGGAGGCAGTTCGTAGTAGGGCGATGCCTCTTCGTACTTCAGAACGGGCAGGGTCTCGCCGTCCTTCCAGTACGCGAGGGTGCGGTTCAGCCAGTCACGGTCGTTACGTTCGGGGAAGTCTTCGCGGGTATGAGCGCCGCGCGATTCGGTACGCTGCAGTGCGCCGTAGGCGGTGCACAGGGCCAGCTTGAGCATGCCGGGAACGCGCAGTGCCATGGACATTTCGGGGGTAAAGCCCTTGGTGGGAGCCTGCAGCCCGATGTTCATGGAGCGCTCGTACAGGGCCTGCAGCTTTTCCACACCGGCCTGAAGGTCCTTGGCGTTACGGAAAATGCCCACGTGCTCCATCATCACGTCCTGCATCTCGTTGCGCAGCTGGAAGCAGCTTTCGCGGCCCTTGGCGCTGGTGGTGATGTTCTTGATGCGCTCGGCCACGAGGTTGTGGGCGTCGCGGATGGCGGAGGACTTGAAGTCCACATCGTAGCCCTGCAGGAACTGGGCAACCTGCTTGCCGATGTAGGAACCGGCAACAACGGTTTCCGCAAGGGAGTTGCCGCCCAGACGGTTGAAGCCGTGCATGTCCCAGCAGGCGGATTCACCGGCGGAGAACAGGCCCTTCAGGCCGTAGGCTGCGCCGGTCTTGTCCACACGCACGCCGCCCATGGAGTAGTGGTGGGTGGGACGCACGGGAATGAGCTGGTGAATGGGGTCCACGCCGAGGAAGTTGGTACAGATGTCGTACACCTCGCGCAGCTTGGTGGTGATGTGCTTCACGCCGAGGTGGCGGATATCCAGCCACAGGTGCTCGCCGTAGGGGCTCTGCACGCCGAATCCCTTGCGGATGTGCTCGATCATGCGGCGCGAAACAACGTCGCGGGAGGCAAGTTCGGCCTTTTCCGGCTCGTAGTCGGGCATGAAGCGGTATTCGTTCACGTCCAGCAGGGTGCCGCCGTCACCGCGGCAGCCTTCGGTCACCAGAATGTCGGTGGGCACGGTGCCGGTGGGGTGGAACTGCACGGCTTCCATGTTGCCCATGGGCACAAGGCCGGTGTCCAGCGCAATGATCTGGCCGCCGCCGTCGCAGATAACGGCGTTGGTGGTGGCGCGGTAGATGCGGCCGTAACCGCCGGTGGCGATAAGGGTGGCCTTGGCAAGGTAGGCGATCAGTTCGCCGGTCTTCAGGCAGCGTACAATGGCACCAAGGCAGCGTTCGCCGTCGTGGATGAGCGCTTCTGCCTGCGTGCGGTCGTGAATTTCCACGCCGTACTGCAGACACTTGGTGTCCAGCGTATTCAGAACGGAACGGCCGGTGCCGTCCGCCGTGTAGCATGTGCGCCATTTGGCAGTGCCGCCAAAGGCGCGGGCATGGATAAGGCCGTGCTTGTCGGCGGCTTCTTCCGCTTCAAACGGCTTACCACCCTTGTAATAGGTATGGGTGCCTGCCACCACGCGGTTCCACGGAACGCCCCAGTGGGCCATTTCGCGCATGACGATGGGAGCGGTGTCTGCAAATATGCGGGCAACTTCCTGGTCACAGCCCCAGTCGGAGCCCTTAACGGTGTCTGCAAAGTGCACGTCGGGGCTGTCGCCCTTGCCCATGACCGCGTTGCCGAGAGCGGCCTGCATGCCGCCCTGTGCGGCGGAGGAGTGGGAACGACGGGGAGGAACAATGGAAAGACAGATGACATTGAAGCCTGCCATGGCTGCTTCCACAGCCACACGTTCACCTGCAAGGCCGGCGCCGATGCAGAGAAGATCAGTATATATGGTCTGCATGTGGTACTCCTCTTAGATGCTCAGAAGGGAAAGGCGCACGTGGGTCAGGAAGCTGATAGCCGCAGTGGCGACGAGCAGGTAGACCATGTACTTGCGGTATGCAGGCCGGTTTGCGCGGGTGACGAAGCCGATCTTGGCACCGATGCGGTACAGGCCGATCACGATGTGGATGGCAGCGGCGGCAAGCAGAACGATGTAGAAGGGCATCCAGCTGCCGTGCTGGATGCGGGCGGCACTCTTGGCCGCCGTGATGGGCAGTGTGTCGAGCATGGTGTAGATGTGGATGCTCGCCATGACCAGGATGATGATGGCGGTGGCAACCTGAACCAGCCACAGGGTGGTGTCCTGATGGTGCATCATCTTGGAATGGGCGCGGAAGGCGATGTATTCCTTCTGGCGGAAGGGCATCTTGCGGGCGCCGAGAATGAAATGGCCGATCATGACCAGCAGGATGAGCGGACCGCCGATCTGTACGAGGTACAGCTCTTCAAAGAACCATGCCAGCCCGTTCATCAGCGAGGGGCTGAGGATGACGCTGCCGACGAACAGCATGTGCATGCCGACGAACACGGCAAGCAGAAAGCCGGAAACCATCATCAGGACATCCAGTCGGCCCGAAAGCTTGTTCTTCGGGGGCACATGAAGCGTCACGTTGTGTAAACTCATTTGAACGACTCCTCCATATCGGGTGATGGGTCAACATGACCAACCGATTGAATCCGGCCTCGGGGCACTCCGAAGGCGGATGGCAACAAACAACCAGTCTCCGTATGTGATCCCGGAGGCGTATCTGCCCCGGGGTCTCACGCAACCATTGTCCGTTTAGGACGAGAATGGGGGAAGCACAGTTTGTGCCAAAGTGTCACAATGTGAGCGTGCCATGATAATGCCTGTTTTGCGGCATGGTTCTGGTTGATTGATCACTTTTTTTCCTGTCCCGCAAGAATGTTTTTCCTGCCTGACAGGAAAATTCCTGTAACAGCAGAAAGACCTGCTTTCGTGGTATGCTACGGGACAGCCCTCCGGGTATTGCCGGTGCGCAATCCGCCGCTTGCTTCGTCCTGCCAAATGCCCTACCCAAGGGGCATGCATGCACCCCGCATTTCCGTTATCATGCCCGTGTACAATGCCGCGGACACCGTTGCCGAAGCCCTTGAGAGCATTCTTGCCCAGAGCTTTGCGGACTTCGAATGCCTTGCCGTGGACGATGGCTCCACGGACGATTCCGCCGACGTGCTGTCTGCCATTGCCGCGCGCGATGCCCGTGTGCGTGTGCTGCGCCTGCCGCATGGCGGCATCGTACCCGCCCTGAATGCGGGGCTTGCCGCAGCACGCGGAAGTTACATAGCCCGCATGGATGCGGACGATTACAGCATGCCGGAGCGGCTGGCGGTGCAGCATGCCTTTCTGGAGCAGCATCCGGATATCGACATGGTGGGCTGCCGTGTGGCCTTTGGCGGCGGAGAGGACGCAGGCGGCTACGCCCGCTATGTGGACTGGACCAATGCGCTGCTGGACCCGGACCGCATTGCGCTGGAACGGTTCCGCGAATCACCTTTTGCCCATCCTTCGGTCATGTTCCGTGCTGCGCTCATACCGGAGCACGGTCCGTACCGCGACGGCCCTTTTCCGGAAGATTACGAGCTGTGGCTGCGCTGGATGGAGGCGGGAGTGCGCCTTGCCAAGGTGCCGCAGACCCTGCTGCGCTGGGATGACCCGCCCACGCGTCTTTCGCGTACGGATTCCCGCTATGGCACAGACGTGTTCTACGCCATGAAAACGGGCTATCTGGCCCGCTGGCTTGCTGCAAACAATCCGTTCCATCCACATATTTCCGTTATCGGCGCAGGCAAGACAAGCCGTCGCAGGGCACTGCTGCTGCGTGAACATGGCGTTGTCATCGATCGCTGGATCGATGTGGACCCGCGTAAGATCGGCAACGTGGTGGATGGTGTGCGTGTTTGCGGGCGCGATTGCCTGCCCGCTCCGCAGGCAGGGTTCTGCCTTGCCTATCTGGCAGGACACGGCGCAGCGGACGATCTGGAAGCCTTTCTGCATTCCATCGCCTATGTGGCGGGCAGGGATTATCTGCTGGCCTCCTGATGGATGGCAGGGCAGGCATGCAGCGGCTCTGCGCCCCGTTTGTGCCTTCAGTTTTCCCTATTGTTCTGCCGCGGCAATGTGTTGAGCCAATTGCCTGTATAGGCTGTACAACCCGTTTTTCACAGTGTAAGCAGAGCAAAATGGACTGTGGGTAACCTGTTATTTACTAACGGATTCGAGCTGAATCGCCGCCTTGCATCTTTTACGATGCGGAGCGGCAGAGGGTCGCGGGAGGTGCGGCAATGCCTTGCGAAGAACGAGGAAGCATCTGCAAGTCCGAATTCGTTTTTGTTCAGCTGCGGGATAATATATTCCGGGGCGAACTGAAGCCCGGAGAGCCCCTTCCTTCCGCCAGACGGCTCGCCGAGCTGATGCAGGTAAGCAAGTATGCCGTGGACAAGGCCATGAATACGCTTGCGGACCTCGGCTATATCGAACGGCGCAAGGGCCAGCGCTGTGTTGTGGCGCTGCCGCACACGCAGGTGCCGTCCAGTCCCTTCTCCTTCATCATGAATCCCCGCAGCGCCACGCTGGATGAGCTGATGGAAGTGCGCATAGGGCTGGAAAGCCACGGCGTGACCCTTGCCGTGGAACGGGCAGACGAGCGCGACATTGCCTTTCTCAAACACTCGCTGGCAGAGCTCATGGACGGCGACCGCGACAGCGAACGCTCGCGGGATTCCGACATCAGGTTCCACATGGGCATAGCGCTGGCAACGCATAACTCCGTGTATATCGACCTGATACGGCATTTCTACAGCTACATGTTCGACAGCATAAGCGACCTGCACGACCAGCTGTATGAGAACAGAAGCAATCATCAGATTATCGAGCAGCATCACTACAAGATTCTGGACGCCATTGTGAGCCGCGATGCCAACGGTGCCAGGCGCTACATGGCCCAGCACATCATGTTCCTGCGCTCCTTCCTCCGCGACAGGAATACGGAACGGAACGCTGCCGCGAGCAAGCCGGATCCTCAACGGTCCGAATCGCAACTGTCCTAACCGCAACAGTCTGAAGCAGACACCGGTCCGCATGATCTGACCGGTTTTCCGGCTTTCTCCTCCTGCTTTCTCCCTTCTCCGGGTGTTGCCTCTCCGGTGTTCAGCATCGGGTCTATGGCTGCGCTGTAACCCTTCCTTCACCAGACTTTATGGTTTGCGTAACCATGGTGACACCTTGTGTTCACGCATGGGGCGCATGTGATGGTGAACATTGTACAGTTTGCAGAGCCGGGCAGGGAAACCCGGGAGGAGGGATGATGAACGGCACTGACACGAGCAAGGGCGACAGGGAGCAGGAAGCGGAGATACTACGGGCCGATCTGCATGTGCACTCCAGATTCTCGACCAGACCATCGGAGTGGATTCTGCAGAAGATCGGCTGCGCAGAAAGCTACACAGATCCCGTGGCCCTGTACCACACCGCCAGACGGCAGGGCATGGACCTTGTCACCATTACCGACCACAACACCATAGAAGGCGCGCTGCAGATAGCGCACCTGCCCGGCACCTTCATATCCGAGGAAGTCACTGCCTATTTTCCG from Desulfovibrio subterraneus encodes:
- a CDS encoding fumarate reductase iron-sulfur subunit, coding for MSRRLHIEVFRYNPLDPDSVPHMQSFYVNEYDSMTLFIALNIIREEQDPSLQFDFCCRAGICGSCGMVINGRPGLACHTQTRDLPEHIVLHPLPVFKLIGDLSVDTGTWFREVGKKIEAWVHSDDTAFDSKAEEARMENALAEQIFELDRCVECGCCIAACGTARMREDFLGAATINRVARFYIDPRDERSEDDYYDVIGNDQGVFGCMGLLGCEDVCPKKIPLQDQLGIMRRMLALNSVKGILPKGILDKLKHKGCCHEKH
- a CDS encoding glycosyltransferase family 2 protein, with the translated sequence MHAPRISVIMPVYNAADTVAEALESILAQSFADFECLAVDDGSTDDSADVLSAIAARDARVRVLRLPHGGIVPALNAGLAAARGSYIARMDADDYSMPERLAVQHAFLEQHPDIDMVGCRVAFGGGEDAGGYARYVDWTNALLDPDRIALERFRESPFAHPSVMFRAALIPEHGPYRDGPFPEDYELWLRWMEAGVRLAKVPQTLLRWDDPPTRLSRTDSRYGTDVFYAMKTGYLARWLAANNPFHPHISVIGAGKTSRRRALLLREHGVVIDRWIDVDPRKIGNVVDGVRVCGRDCLPAPQAGFCLAYLAGHGAADDLEAFLHSIAYVAGRDYLLAS
- a CDS encoding FadR/GntR family transcriptional regulator, encoding MPCEERGSICKSEFVFVQLRDNIFRGELKPGEPLPSARRLAELMQVSKYAVDKAMNTLADLGYIERRKGQRCVVALPHTQVPSSPFSFIMNPRSATLDELMEVRIGLESHGVTLAVERADERDIAFLKHSLAELMDGDRDSERSRDSDIRFHMGIALATHNSVYIDLIRHFYSYMFDSISDLHDQLYENRSNHQIIEQHHYKILDAIVSRDANGARRYMAQHIMFLRSFLRDRNTERNAAASKPDPQRSESQLS
- a CDS encoding fumarate hydratase — translated: MKSIKAQDIHEAVVGIVMSAARYLPEDVHTALKTSLDAETSESAREILGQLLENADLAAKTGLPLCQDTGVGVFFVELGDEVHVEGNIVEIINGAMVEGYQKGLLRKSLCHPLTRKNTGDNSPAVVHVDIVPGDKLKIKHMAKGGGSENMSRCTMLTPAQGWAGIKEFVVRRMAEAGPNPCPPTIVGVGIGGTFDLAPALAKKALFRPVGVRNPDPEIAAMEQELLDAINELGIGPMGLGGKTTSLDVKIEMRPCHIASLPLAVNVQCHSSRIKEVVL
- a CDS encoding fumarate reductase flavoprotein subunit, encoding MQTIYTDLLCIGAGLAGERVAVEAAMAGFNVICLSIVPPRRSHSSAAQGGMQAALGNAVMGKGDSPDVHFADTVKGSDWGCDQEVARIFADTAPIVMREMAHWGVPWNRVVAGTHTYYKGGKPFEAEEAADKHGLIHARAFGGTAKWRTCYTADGTGRSVLNTLDTKCLQYGVEIHDRTQAEALIHDGERCLGAIVRCLKTGELIAYLAKATLIATGGYGRIYRATTNAVICDGGGQIIALDTGLVPMGNMEAVQFHPTGTVPTDILVTEGCRGDGGTLLDVNEYRFMPDYEPEKAELASRDVVSRRMIEHIRKGFGVQSPYGEHLWLDIRHLGVKHITTKLREVYDICTNFLGVDPIHQLIPVRPTHHYSMGGVRVDKTGAAYGLKGLFSAGESACWDMHGFNRLGGNSLAETVVAGSYIGKQVAQFLQGYDVDFKSSAIRDAHNLVAERIKNITTSAKGRESCFQLRNEMQDVMMEHVGIFRNAKDLQAGVEKLQALYERSMNIGLQAPTKGFTPEMSMALRVPGMLKLALCTAYGALQRTESRGAHTREDFPERNDRDWLNRTLAYWKDGETLPVLKYEEASPYYELPPGDRGYGGGKIITADLPAEKFVVPGKNAPTEAPAAKPAKSEKKK
- a CDS encoding succinate dehydrogenase/fumarate reductase cytochrome b subunit is translated as MSLHNVTLHVPPKNKLSGRLDVLMMVSGFLLAVFVGMHMLFVGSVILSPSLMNGLAWFFEELYLVQIGGPLILLVMIGHFILGARKMPFRQKEYIAFRAHSKMMHHQDTTLWLVQVATAIIILVMASIHIYTMLDTLPITAAKSAARIQHGSWMPFYIVLLAAAAIHIVIGLYRIGAKIGFVTRANRPAYRKYMVYLLVATAAISFLTHVRLSLLSI